In Persephonella sp., the DNA window AAGGTCTCTGCCTGGATCTTTTTCTTGATGTATCTTCGCCCCTAATCTTGCCTGACATATTTTATAGCCGTCAACAATCGCTGTTGTCGTCATCCATATATCAATCCCAAATTTTGCAACATCAGTCTCCCAAACATCTTTATCTAGGTAATCTTTTATGAGCTTTCGGGACATTCCAAAATCTCCACCTATTGGCTGTCTTATCCTGTAGCCGTATAATGCTCTCGTAAGATTGTAGGCTATGGTGTTCGTTATTGTTCCGTCAAATTTGTATCTTTTGTAATAAGGGCATACATAATCGTATCCTTCGTAAATCGGCTCTAATATATTTTTCACCCATTCTGGTGTTATTGATTTAAGATCTGAATCAAATGTTGCTATGGCTTCAGCTCTTAAAAACTCTGCCGCCTCAAAAACCGCCCTTAATGCTGATCCTTTACCGGGTATGCCTCTGTATATGGTCACAATTTTTTCAATGTTATATTTGGATATGTCTATCTCCTGTGCTACCTCTCTTGTGTCGTCTGTTGAACCTCCGTCGGAAACAAAAATCAGACATTTCTTGTCATTAAAGTATTTATCAAGCCCTTTTGCTACCTGCTCAATAACATGTGATATAGTGAACTGGCTGTAGTAAGATGGTATTCCTACTACAATATCTGCATATCCTAAGTGTTCTATTTTTTTCCTTGCGTCTTCCCTTAAAGCTGTTGAAAATCTTGCTCTTGGCAATACTAACATATTATCCTCCAATCATCATTATTGTTATGTCCATAACGTTTGTTCCTGTATAGCCTGTTTTTATGCTGTCTCCTGTTTTTGTGAAAAGGCTATTTGAGTCGTTGTTTTCAAGGTATTTGTATAGATCAACTCCCATTTTTTTTGCTTTTTCATAAGAGCTGCTATCAACTACAGCCCCTGCATCTTCAGAATTTCCGTCAATACCGTCTGTTCCTCCTGAAAGTAAAACAATATTTTTAGTGTCTTTTATCTCTATTAGAGCAGAAAGACACAACTCCTGATTTCTACCTCCTTTTCCATTTCCTTTTACTGTCACTGTAGTTTCCCCCCCAAATAAAAGACATACAGGTGGATCAAAGGGATTAGAGCTTTTTTTTATCTCTTTTCCTATTGAAACTACTGCTTTGGCTACCTCTCTTGCTTCCCCTTTTAGTTGTGATGTCATTATGTATGTTTTTATACTTTTTTCTGCTTTTTCTTTTATTTTTTTTAGTGCATCTATATTACTTCCTACTATGTAATGTTTTATGTTTGGATTTTCTTTTTTCGGGGTTTCCTTTATTTTACCTTTTGTTCCTTTTAGAATGACTTTTTTTACATTTTGTGGTAAATCATCAAATATGTTGTGTTTTTTCAAAATAGTATACGCATCTTTGTAGGTTGATGGATCGTAGTATAAAGGGGCTGAGCCTATTGTAAAGAGATCATCTCCTATCACATCAGATATGACCAGAACTATTCCTTTTGCTTTTGTGGAATGTCCCAGCCTTCCTCCTTTGATCATAGAAAGATGTTTTCTTATTATGTTTATCTCTTCAATGGGAACAGAATGTTTTAGCAGTATCTGTGTTGTTATCTGAAGATCTTTGAGTGTTAACGGTGTAATAGGTTTTTCTATTAAGGCTGAACTTCCCCCTGATAGAAGATACACAAAAAAGTCGTCTTTTTTCAAAGAAGATATCTCTTTTAGGAGGGTTTCTCCTGCTTTAAGGCTTTTTTCATCTGGTACAGGGTGGTTTCCTTCTATAACTTTTATTTTTTTAAGTTTTTGTGTGTAGTTGCAGACAACTGTTCCGTCTATGATGTAGTCTAAGAACATTTTTTCTATGGACTTTGCCATCTCAACAGATGCTTTACCACTGCCGTATACATAAATTCCTTTTTTTAAAGGGTATTTATCACCTTCTATCTCTATATGGCTGTTTTTTAAAGATATTTTTTCAGGAATCAGGTTTTCTGGTTTTACAGAATTTATCCCGTAAAGGAACAGGTCAATACTTAGCTTTCTCAAATTCATCAATTAATCTCCACACAACCTCGTTCCAGCCTTTACTTCCCGGATAAGAAGCTCTGATAATACCTTTGATATTGGTTTTTTCATACTCCTTATTAATTTTGGGTATCAAAACAGGAATGTCAACGACCTGAAGCATAGGAATATCATTTTTGCTGTCTCCTATGCCTACTGTCTTTATACTGCCTATATTTTTTCTAAATATATCTGCTGTGAGCTTTACAGCTTTACCTTTGTCCTGATCTTTTCCTATAAGGTGGTAGAACCTTCCCCCTTTTGTAATTTTAAGTCCGTATTCTTCTGCCTTTTTTTCAAGCAGTGGAAGTTTTGATATGTCTTCTAAAATAAAAGGCTCTGTAAACTCCCTTATTTTTGAGTATTTTGCTTTTTCAACCGGCAGGTCTGTAAGTTTTGCTATTTCTTCTATGCTCATGTCTCCAAATCCTCTGATTGGTATCTCTTTTTTTACTTTGTTGATAAACTGTCTTATGTAACTGTAATCTCTGCCTAAAATTAGAGTTCTGTAGCTGTTATATTTTGGTAGGTCAAGTCTGAAGTTTCTGTAGTTCTCAGGGAAAAAAACAGCTGCCCCATTTTCCACAATAAATGGTTCATTTATCCCGATCTCTTTCTGGAGAAGTTCTATCTCAATTCTTGTTTTGCTTGAGGTGAATATAAGGGGAATTTTTAGTTTTTTTATTCTGTTCAGTGAAGGAAGGGCATCTTTGTAAGAGTAATCCTCATGGTTCAGAAGTGATCCATCAAGATCTGTAAATATCACTAACATCATTAATTAACCGGTAGTTTTACTGTAAATTTTGAACCTTTCCCGATCTGGCTTTCCACTTCAACCTTTCCGTTATGTGCTTCGGTTATGTGTTTTACTATGGAAAGTCCAAGTCCTGTTCCTCCGACATTTCTGCTCCTTGATTTATCCACCCTGTAAAATCTTTCAAATATTAGCGGAAGGCTTTCTTTAGGTATTCCTATTCCTGTGTCTGAAACTGTTATTAAAACATATCTATCCTCTTTTTCTGCATTTATCAAAACCGACCCACCATGCTTGTTGTATTTTATTGCATTTTCTATGAGGTTTTTCAATAAAATACTGAATTTTTTTTCATCAACAAAGACTGTAAAATCTGAAGAAACGGAGTTTTTAATCTTTACCATTTTTTCAGAAGCTATATGCTGAAGATCATCAATTATCTGGTTTACAAGTCCTTTAAGTTTAACCTTTTTCTTCTGTATTTTTTCCTCTTTTGACTCTAACTTTGCAAGAATGAGCAGATCATTAATCAAACTGTCCATCTGGTGTATTCTTTTTTTTGCCTTGTTTAAAAATTCCTTTATTACTTGCGGGTCATTTTCATCTTCCAGCGTTTCAATAACACCTTTCAGAACGGTTATAGGTGTTTTAAGCTCGTGTGACACATTGGAAACAAAATCCTTTTTTGCCTGTTTGTAGATCTCAAATGGTGTTATGTCTTGAAAGTGTATGACCTTATTTCCATTAATGTTCAAAACTTTTGCCAGAAATATGTCCCCGTTTATTACTATTTCTTCCTGAAGCTGGTTTTTGATGTCAGCACTTATCAGGGAATATAAGTAGTTGTTTTCAACAACCTGTGAAAACCTTTTCCCTTCAGGATTTTTCACATTAAGAAGTTCTTTTGCATACCTGTTCATATACTGTATATTTTTGTTTTGATCAATAACAATAAGCCCTTCTTTAAGAAAATCAAGAAAACCTACAAGGGTATCCTTGAGAACATTTTCCATTATTCACCTAAGTTCTGGTGTCTGAGCATCTTTCCTTCTTTCATGTAAATAACTTCTTCTGCAAGGTTTGTTGCAATGTCTGCAACCCTTTCAAGATTTGAAGATACAGTTATCAGTCTTATTCCAACTTTAATATTTTTAGGATCTTCAACCATGTATGTGTATATCTCCCTTATTATCTGTTCATGTAGGGCATCAACCTTATCGTCCCTTGATATAACCTCCCTTGCAAGTTCTGTGTCAAGAGTTTCAAGGGATTTTACAGCATCTTTAACCATACCTATAACAATATCAGTCATAACCGGAAGATCAACATACTCCTTCAGTTTAGGTTTGGTTAAAATCCTTTCTGCCTGCTCTTTTATGTTTTCTGCATGATCCCCTATCCTTTCAAGGTCTCTATTTACAAAAAGATCCATAACAAGCATTCTCAGATATTTTGCTTCAGGCTGAAATCTTGCTATTGTTGTTATTATGAGAGTTTCATTTTCAACCTCCATCTGATCAACCTGAGGTTCAAGTTCATCAACAACTTTCAGGTATTCCGGATTGTGTTCAATTATAGCTTTGACAGCATTTTCAATCATAAGATCTGCAAGTTCTGCCATTTTGATAAGTCTGTCTCTTATTTCCTCAAGTCTTGGTTTTAAAAGCATTACTTCCCCCTTTTATCCAAATCTTCCACTGACATAATCTTCTGTCAGTTTTTCTTTAGGTGCTGTAAATATAATATCAGTTTTATCAAATTCAATAAGCTCCCCCAGATACATAAATGCTGTATAATCCGAGACCCTTGCAGCCTGCTGCATGTTATGTGTAACTATTATTATTGTTACACTTTCTTTTAATGAAACAACCAGTTCTTCTATCTTGCTTGTTGAGATTGGATCAAGGGCTGATGTAGGCTCATCAAAAAGGAGAACCTCAGGCTCTACGGCGAGGGCTCTTGCTATAACAAGCCTCTGCTGTTGACCTCCAGAAAGTCCTGATGCCGGACTTTTAAGCCTGTCCTTGACTTCGTCCCAGAGGGCGGCTTGCTTCAGGGCTTTTTCAACCCTTTCTTCCAACACATTTCTGTCTTTTATTCCTCTAAGTTTAAGCCCGTAGGCAACATTATCAAATATACTCATTGGAAATGGTGTTGGTTTTTGGAAGACCATACCTACTTTTGACCTGAGTTTTATAAGGTCATAGTCATCTTTAAGTATATTCTCTCCGTCAAGAAGTATTTCCCCCTTGTATCTGTTTCCTGGATATAAATCATGCATTCTATTGAATGATCTTAAAAGGGTTGTTTTCCCACAGCCTGAGGGACCTATCAGTGCTGTTACCTTTTTTTCATAAACAGGAATATTTATATTTTTCAAAGCAGGGTCCTTTGAACCTGCATACCAGAAGTAAAAGTTTTTTACCTTTATCTTCTCCTTATCAGCCATTTATTTACCTACCCTTTGTATTTTAGATGTATTATATACCTTGCGACAACGGTAACAAAAAGTATAAAAAATGTGATAACAAAAGATGCAGCCCATGCTTTCGTATGCCAGTCTTCATAAGGACCTGTAGCATAAACAAATATGGTAACTGTAAGAGAGGATATAGGTTCATTCATATTTGTCGTAAAGTAAGAGTTGTTAAAAGATGTAAATAGGAGAGGAGCTGTTTCTCCTGCAACCCGTGATATGGCAAGAATAATACCTGTAAATATTCCTGTCATCGCAGCCCTTATAACTATGTCTTTTATAACATTGTAGTAAGATGCCCCCAGTGCAAAAGCAGCTTCCCTTAAAGACCATGGAACAAGGGATAGCATATCTTCGGTTGTTCTTAAAACAACAGGTATCATTATAAATGCGAGGGCTGCAGCACCTGCCCACCCATTAAATCCCTGAATTTTATCTACAAGTTTTGGAAGTAGATACACAAAAAGAAAAATACCGAATAAAATAGTCGTGGTTGTTGTTGCCAGATTGAGAAGTTTGACTGCATTTTCAGAAGACAGTTTTATTAATTTGAGAATTACATTGGTTATAATAAAATTTAAAACTGACCCAAATACCAATGAAAGCATCGCAGACAAAAAGCCTACCGCAAGAACACCTCCAAGATTTATATGTCCGATAGGTTTAACAAGAATTGCATATATAAAAGTACCTACAACGATAGATGGGACGCTTACCATTATGTCAGACAAGATGGAAACAGTTTTGGCAAATTTTGTTCCCCTTGCATACTCGGCAATGAATATTCCAGAAAGGATACCTATTGGAACCCCTATAATTACTGCAAAAAAGACTATTTCCAGTTGACCTATAAAAGCGTTTCTCAGCCCTCCTCCCGGTATGCCCGGAGGTGCAGGATCTTCAGTAAACAACTCAAGACTAAGACCTGATATCCCGTGTCTCAGAACATCAAAAAGTATAAAACCAAGCCAGAACAGACCAAGAAAGGCTGCAGCTGTTGATAGAGAGAGAGCAATAAAACTTACTATTTTTCTTTTTTTTACATATTTTTCTTCGTATCTCATCTTGAATATCCTCTCTCAACTTTGAGGAGGAACAGTTTTGCTACTGCAAGTATTATAAAGCTAAGAACAAACAGAATAAGAGCAAGGTAGAAAAGAGAAGAAAGGTAAATATCCGAGTCTGCTTCGGTGAACTCATTTGCAAGGGTTACGGTTATGGTTGCTGCAGCATCAAACAAAGATGTTGTTATCTCATGCCTGTTTCCCAGAACAAATGCAACAGCCATTGTTTCCCCTAAGGCTCTTCCAAGTGCAAGAACAATTCCTCCATAAATTCCAAGTTTTGCATAAGGTATCATAACATCTTTCACAACGTCCCATTTTGTTGCACCAAGTGCGTAGGCAGACTCTTTCATTAGATCCGGAGTAAGATTTAGAGAATCCCTTGATATGCTTGCGATAAATGGAATTATCATAATACTTAAAACGACGCTTGCTGTGAAAAGGTCAATTCCCTGAGGTGTTCCTTCAAAAATTTTACCTATTAATGGGATCTGTCCCAGTGTCTTCTGAATAGCAGGTTCTATATATTCAGACATGATTGGTGCGAGTGTAAAAAGTCCCCACATTCCGTATATAATACTGGGTATGGCAGCAAGCATTTCTATAGCTATACCTACAGGTGTTTTTAATATGTGTGGTGAAACTTCAGACAAAAAGATAGCTATTCCAAGGGCTACAGGAATAGCAAGGGTCAAGGATAAAATTGTGGTAACAACTGTTCCAAACAAAGGTGCTGCTGCACCAAATACCTGCTTCACAGGATCCCATTCCTCTGTAAATATAAAGTTTATTATTCCGAATTTATGTATTGCCAGGGAGGATTCTTTATACAGAACAACAATTACTGAGAAAATGAGAGTTAAGACCAGAAAGGAAGCAGAAAATGAAATAATTCCAAAAAATATATCCTTTAGAGGAAGTTTTCCTATTTTTTTCATCTACCCCTACCTGTTTTATATCTTTATCCATTATAACAAAAAAGGGCGTAAAAGCCCATGAAAAAGTACTAAGATTAGCAGCAGACCGAACTGAGAATTAACAGCCTATTATGGATTGATTCCTTTTTCTTTCCAGTATGAGTATATTTTTTGTTTAAGTTCTTTTGGAAGAGGAACATAATCAAGCTTTTCTGCGATTTTGTCTCCTTTTTCAAAAGCCCACTTAAAAAATCTGTTTACTTTTTTGTTTGTTTCTGTTTTTTCTCTTGCTTCAAGAATAAATGAAGCTCCTGCTATAGGCCATGCTTTTTTTCCGGGAGCGTTAACCATCCATAAATAGAAATCTTTTTTTGGATCAAAATTTGCTGTAGCTCCTGCTGCTTTGAATGTTTCTATACTTGGTGCGACAAAGTTTCCTGCAGGATTTTTAAGAAGGGTGTATGTTAGCCTGTTTTGTTTTGCGTAAGCAAACTCAACATAACCTATTGAATACTTTAATCTTTTTACATAGTTGGCAACACCCTCATTTCCTTTTCCCCCTATACCAACAGGCCATTTTACTGCTTTTCCTGAGCCTACCTTTTCTTTCCATTCAGGACAGGCACCTGATAGGTATGTTGTGAATATTGCTGTTGTTCCTGACCCATCAGCCCTGTGAACAACCTGTATCTCTTTGTGGGGAAGGTCCAACTTAGGGTTTATTTTTTTGATCTGTTCGTTATCCCAATACTTTATTTTTCCCAGATATATGTTGCATATGATTTCTGGATCAAGTTTAAGCTTACCGGATCTTACACCGGGAATGTTAACAACAGGAACAACCCCTCCTATTATCGCAGGGAACTGGTATAGTTTGTATTCTTTGAGCTTTTCTGGAGGTAGAGGGGCATCAGATGCTCCAAAATCAACTGTTCTGTTTTTTATCTGCCTTACACCACCGCCTGATCCGATAGACTGGTAATTCAGTTTTATACCTGTTTCTTTATAGTACATGTAAGCCCACGCTGCATAAACAGGATATGGGAATGTTGCACCTGCTCCATTGATAGTTTCTCCAGCAACAGCTATGTTTAACAGTCCTGCTACAATCACACCTGCCGTAATTTTTTTCATGTCTACTCCTCCTTTAATAATGAACTTCTGCAGTTATCATGTATTTTTTGTAATCTTTGCTGTTATTTTTATCATAGTCTGCTGTTATCCCGTTTACGATCCATGTTACATATTTGTTCATGTGCCATGCTATACCGTATATGTACATCTTCCTATCGTATGTATCTTTTTTTGAGTTCCATCTGTCGTATCTTCCAAAGATCGATACCTTGTGTTTCATTATCGGTCTTATCTCAAAGTTAAATGAGTATCCATTCCCTTTGTTTTCTGAGCCTTTATACCAATCAGATTTTATGTATTGACCTGCTATAAGGAATAAAGGCTGGTTGTAAACCCCGTGTATCTGGTAGACGGTAAGATTATCGTCTGATCCTCTATGGTTAAAACTGTTGAGTGCATGGAGTGATACATTTGCATAGGTTTGTGAAAGAGGCTTAGGTTTTTTCTTTCCACCTCCAAGGATGTGCCATGTTGCCCTGCCCTCAATCATAGGTTTATTTCCTTTACTGCCTTTGTCTTTTCTTCCTATATGATCGTATCCTTCCCCATCAAATACACCGTATTCTGCGGAGAAATACTCTGTTTTTGTTTTAAAATCAATCCCTGCATCTGCTGAGGGAAGAAGGTAAGCACCATCTTTTGCCTCATAAAATGTTTTTGAGATAGATCTGAACCACCACCCTGAATGCTCTTCATAATCAAGCCATGGTGTATGCGCAATACCAAGCTCAAATCCTGTTGCAGGGATTATCTTGGAAATATCCTTGTAAAGATAGAGATGTTTTATTTTAAGACTGATCTCATTTCCCTGATTTGGATCTTCATTCTTGTACTGTTTTGAAATATCAAAGGTAAATCTGAGGTGGTCTTTTTTATTAAAGAAAAACTTTGTTACAAAGTATCCTCTTCTTATCTCAAAGTTTCCCTCATCTTTCCCATTGTTTTTGTCTGTGAAGGTGTACCCTATATAAGCCTTACCGCCGAACTTTAATTTTTTTGATTTTGAAGAAACTGGAGTTTCTTTTTTTGATAGATCTTTTTCAAGCTGGACAGCTTCTTCTTTTGTTAAAATTCCTTTTTCATAAAGCTTTTTTACAACAGGATTTGATATTTCCCCTGCAAAGACTGATCCAGCAAGACCAAAAGAAATGGCAGTTAATAAAACTTTCTTCATTTCTAACCTCCCTGATTTTTTAAAAATTTTATCTTCTCATTTTTTAGCTTTTATTAAATTTTTGTTAAAATTTCTTAACATTTGAAAATATTTTTTGAAAATGTATATTTTTACTAAAACAATAAGGCAGGTGGAAAAATGGAATTCAAGTTTAACAGTATTGAGGAGGCAATAGAAGATATAAAAAATGGAAAAATGGTAATAGTTGTTGATGATCCTGATAGGGAGAATGAAGGTGATCTTGTTATGGCTGCCGAAAAGGTCACCCCTGATACAATCAACTTTATGGCAAAAGAAGGTAGGGGGCTCATATGTCTATCCCTTACACCAGAAAGATGTAGAGAACTTGATATACCATTAATGACAGCAAACAATACAGACCCTAAAGGAACGGCATTCTGTCTTTCTATAGACGCACACCCAAAGTTTGGAACAACAACAGGTATTTCAGCATATGACAGGGCTGTAACCATAAAGCTTGCTGTCAGCCCAGATGCACAACCGTCAGATTTTGTTAGACCCGGACATGTATTCCCCCTCATGGCAAGACCAGGGGGTGTTCTTGAGAGAACTGGACATACAGAGGCATCTGTTGATCTTGCGAAACTTGCCGGTCTTTACCCTGCCGGTGTTATATGCGAGATAATGAAAGAAGACGGAACTATGGCAAGACTTCCTGATCTTATGAAATTTGCAAAAAAGCACAACCTTAAGATCATAACAATAGCTGATCTGGTCCAATACAGACTGAGAAGTGAAAAACTTGTTGAAAGGGAGGCAGAAGCTTATCTTCCAACAAAGTACGGGACATTTAAGATATACGCATACAGAAATAAAGTTGACGGATCTGAGCATGTTGCCCTTGTTATGGGAGAGATAAAACCAGATGAGCCAGTCCTTACAAGAGTTCATTCAGAGTGTCTCACAGGAGATATATTTGGCTCACTCAGGTGTGACTGTCAGTCACAGCTTCATTCAGCTTTAAGGACTATTGCTAATGAAGGAAAGGGTGTTCTTGTTTATATGAGGGGACATGAGGGCAGAGGGATAGGAATTGTAAACAAAATCAAAGCCTACAGGCTTCAAGATCAAGGATATGACACCGTTGAGGCAAATCACAAACTTGGATTTCAGGCTGATCTGAGGGATTTCGGAACCGGGGCACAGATACTTCTTGATCTTGGTGTTAGAAAAATGAGACTTATGACAAACAATCCAAGAAAGATTGTAGCCCTTGAGGGATTTGGTCTTGAGGTTGTTGAAAGAGTTCCTATCATAATAGAAACAAACCCATACAATAAAAACTACCTCAAAACTAAAAAGGTCAGACTTGGTCATCTTATTGAGGAACTCAAAGGGGAAACATGCCAGCTTGATTATGAAGAAACAGAAGATAAAGATAAATGATTTTAAACCAGAACATCTCAATCAGGTAAAAGACATACTTTATGAAAATTTTGAGTATCCGTGGTCAGACAGCCATATCCTTTCTGAGAACAGTTTCTCAATCAAAAAGGTTGTATTATCAGCAGACAGAATAATAGGTTTTTTTGCAGGTGAGATAATATTTTCAGAAGGATCAATAACGATGATCGCCTTAAAAAAAGAGTTTCAGAGGAAGGGTATAGGAACTTATCTGCTGGACTGGTTCGTTAATCTTTCAAAAGAAAAGGGCGTTAAAAACATATGGCTTGAGGTTTCAAGCAAAAACAAAAAAGCTATCAGATTTTATGAAAACTACGGATTTATTATAGAAGACATTAGACCATCTTACTATAAAGATGGCTCAGACGCTCTTATAATGAGATACCCTGTATATCCGTGATAAAATAAATTCTGATATTTTTTCATGGGGTTTATAATTGGAGATAAAAGGAAAGAGAGCAGAAATATTAATACCTGAAGATCAGATTAAAGAAAAAGTAAAACAGTTAGGTCAGAAAATATCTCAAGATTTCCAGGATAAAGAGCTTCTTGTTGTTGGTATTCTTAAAGGTTCCTTCATATTCATGGCTGATCTTGTCAGACAGATAGAAGGGAAAGTTTATGTGGATTTTATGCAGGTTTCCTCTTACCACACAGAAATGGAAAGCAGTGGTGAGGTAATATTTGTTAAGGATATAACAGCAGACATTAGGAATAAAAATGTTCTTATTGTTGATGACATTATTGATACAGGAAGAACTCTTAAAGCTCTTGTTGAGGCATTAAACCAGAGAAAACCTGCCCAGCTGAAAACCTGCGTTCTTCTCGATAAGAGAGAAAGGAGAGAGGTGGACTTTGATGCAGATTATGTGGGCTTTGTTATACCAGACAGGTTCGTTGTAGGCTACGGTCTTGATTGGGCTGAAGAAGGAAGAACCTTAAAAGATATTTATGCTGTGGAGGATTAAGATGGGATTTAAACCTGTTGATGTTTCAAGAAAGTTTGAAACTATAAGAACAGCAAAGGCAGAGGGGAAAATCTACTTATCTCCTGAGTCTGTCGAGATGATAAGGGAAGGCAGGGTTCCAAAAGGAGATGTTTTGCTTGCGTCCCAGATGGCAGGTCTTCTGGGGGCAAAAAGAACTCCGGACATTCTTCCATTTTGCCACAACATTATGATAGACCATGTTGTTGTTGATACAGATCTTCATGAGGACGGAGTTTATGTGACAGCAGAGGTAAAATGTGTAGGCAGAACCGGTGTTGAGATGGAGGCATTAACAGCGGTGTCAGCTGCACTTCTGAATGTTTACGACATGCTCAAGGCTTTTGATAAAAACATGGTAATATCAGACATAAAACTTGTGTCTAAAAAGGGAGGAAAGTCAGACTGGGCAGAGGATCTTGCCGGTCTGAAGTGTGCTGTTATTACCCTTAGCGACACATGTTATAAAAGTGAGACAGAGGATAAAAGCGGAAAAACGGCGATAGATATAATACAGAATGAGTTTGGCGGGGAGGTTGTT includes these proteins:
- the pstB gene encoding phosphate ABC transporter ATP-binding protein PstB, translating into MADKEKIKVKNFYFWYAGSKDPALKNINIPVYEKKVTALIGPSGCGKTTLLRSFNRMHDLYPGNRYKGEILLDGENILKDDYDLIKLRSKVGMVFQKPTPFPMSIFDNVAYGLKLRGIKDRNVLEERVEKALKQAALWDEVKDRLKSPASGLSGGQQQRLVIARALAVEPEVLLFDEPTSALDPISTSKIEELVVSLKESVTIIIVTHNMQQAARVSDYTAFMYLGELIEFDKTDIIFTAPKEKLTEDYVSGRFG
- a CDS encoding glycerate kinase — protein: MNLRKLSIDLFLYGINSVKPENLIPEKISLKNSHIEIEGDKYPLKKGIYVYGSGKASVEMAKSIEKMFLDYIIDGTVVCNYTQKLKKIKVIEGNHPVPDEKSLKAGETLLKEISSLKKDDFFVYLLSGGSSALIEKPITPLTLKDLQITTQILLKHSVPIEEINIIRKHLSMIKGGRLGHSTKAKGIVLVISDVIGDDLFTIGSAPLYYDPSTYKDAYTILKKHNIFDDLPQNVKKVILKGTKGKIKETPKKENPNIKHYIVGSNIDALKKIKEKAEKSIKTYIMTSQLKGEAREVAKAVVSIGKEIKKSSNPFDPPVCLLFGGETTVTVKGNGKGGRNQELCLSALIEIKDTKNIVLLSGGTDGIDGNSEDAGAVVDSSSYEKAKKMGVDLYKYLENNDSNSLFTKTGDSIKTGYTGTNVMDITIMMIGG
- the pstC gene encoding phosphate ABC transporter permease subunit PstC, which encodes MKKIGKLPLKDIFFGIISFSASFLVLTLIFSVIVVLYKESSLAIHKFGIINFIFTEEWDPVKQVFGAAAPLFGTVVTTILSLTLAIPVALGIAIFLSEVSPHILKTPVGIAIEMLAAIPSIIYGMWGLFTLAPIMSEYIEPAIQKTLGQIPLIGKIFEGTPQGIDLFTASVVLSIMIIPFIASISRDSLNLTPDLMKESAYALGATKWDVVKDVMIPYAKLGIYGGIVLALGRALGETMAVAFVLGNRHEITTSLFDAAATITVTLANEFTEADSDIYLSSLFYLALILFVLSFIILAVAKLFLLKVERGYSR
- a CDS encoding ABC transporter permease subunit, producing the protein MRYEEKYVKKRKIVSFIALSLSTAAAFLGLFWLGFILFDVLRHGISGLSLELFTEDPAPPGIPGGGLRNAFIGQLEIVFFAVIIGVPIGILSGIFIAEYARGTKFAKTVSILSDIMVSVPSIVVGTFIYAILVKPIGHINLGGVLAVGFLSAMLSLVFGSVLNFIITNVILKLIKLSSENAVKLLNLATTTTTILFGIFLFVYLLPKLVDKIQGFNGWAGAAALAFIMIPVVLRTTEDMLSLVPWSLREAAFALGASYYNVIKDIVIRAAMTGIFTGIILAISRVAGETAPLLFTSFNNSYFTTNMNEPISSLTVTIFVYATGPYEDWHTKAWAASFVITFFILFVTVVARYIIHLKYKG
- the pstS gene encoding phosphate ABC transporter substrate-binding protein PstS, with the protein product MKKITAGVIVAGLLNIAVAGETINGAGATFPYPVYAAWAYMYYKETGIKLNYQSIGSGGGVRQIKNRTVDFGASDAPLPPEKLKEYKLYQFPAIIGGVVPVVNIPGVRSGKLKLDPEIICNIYLGKIKYWDNEQIKKINPKLDLPHKEIQVVHRADGSGTTAIFTTYLSGACPEWKEKVGSGKAVKWPVGIGGKGNEGVANYVKRLKYSIGYVEFAYAKQNRLTYTLLKNPAGNFVAPSIETFKAAGATANFDPKKDFYLWMVNAPGKKAWPIAGASFILEAREKTETNKKVNRFFKWAFEKGDKIAEKLDYVPLPKELKQKIYSYWKEKGINP
- a CDS encoding glycosyltransferase, with product MLVLPRARFSTALREDARKKIEHLGYADIVVGIPSYYSQFTISHVIEQVAKGLDKYFNDKKCLIFVSDGGSTDDTREVAQEIDISKYNIEKIVTIYRGIPGKGSALRAVFEAAEFLRAEAIATFDSDLKSITPEWVKNILEPIYEGYDYVCPYYKRYKFDGTITNTIAYNLTRALYGYRIRQPIGGDFGMSRKLIKDYLDKDVWETDVAKFGIDIWMTTTAIVDGYKICQARLGAKIHQEKDPGRDLSHMYREVVGTIFRLMENYDYFWKKIKGSKDVPIVGDFVGIEPEPFEIDQQSLIEYFKLGYNNFGGVWRSILEPEDFKVIEKLFMEENPENFIMPIETWVRIVYRYADYFHTTPRQKFKVLDTMIPLYNGRVASLVNELRDKTDEEAEVYYSKQAEMFENMKDYLIKLWD
- a CDS encoding HAD-IIB family hydrolase; translated protein: MMLVIFTDLDGSLLNHEDYSYKDALPSLNRIKKLKIPLIFTSSKTRIEIELLQKEIGINEPFIVENGAAVFFPENYRNFRLDLPKYNSYRTLILGRDYSYIRQFINKVKKEIPIRGFGDMSIEEIAKLTDLPVEKAKYSKIREFTEPFILEDISKLPLLEKKAEEYGLKITKGGRFYHLIGKDQDKGKAVKLTADIFRKNIGSIKTVGIGDSKNDIPMLQVVDIPVLIPKINKEYEKTNIKGIIRASYPGSKGWNEVVWRLIDEFEKAKY
- the phoU gene encoding phosphate signaling complex protein PhoU yields the protein MLLKPRLEEIRDRLIKMAELADLMIENAVKAIIEHNPEYLKVVDELEPQVDQMEVENETLIITTIARFQPEAKYLRMLVMDLFVNRDLERIGDHAENIKEQAERILTKPKLKEYVDLPVMTDIVIGMVKDAVKSLETLDTELAREVISRDDKVDALHEQIIREIYTYMVEDPKNIKVGIRLITVSSNLERVADIATNLAEEVIYMKEGKMLRHQNLGE
- a CDS encoding ATP-binding protein, translating into MENVLKDTLVGFLDFLKEGLIVIDQNKNIQYMNRYAKELLNVKNPEGKRFSQVVENNYLYSLISADIKNQLQEEIVINGDIFLAKVLNINGNKVIHFQDITPFEIYKQAKKDFVSNVSHELKTPITVLKGVIETLEDENDPQVIKEFLNKAKKRIHQMDSLINDLLILAKLESKEEKIQKKKVKLKGLVNQIIDDLQHIASEKMVKIKNSVSSDFTVFVDEKKFSILLKNLIENAIKYNKHGGSVLINAEKEDRYVLITVSDTGIGIPKESLPLIFERFYRVDKSRSRNVGGTGLGLSIVKHITEAHNGKVEVESQIGKGSKFTVKLPVN